Proteins encoded in a region of the Diospyros lotus cultivar Yz01 chromosome 9, ASM1463336v1, whole genome shotgun sequence genome:
- the LOC127809540 gene encoding 21 kDa protein-like has protein sequence MKNQSPFSLSTLRSFSAIVFLFYSVSAEYSSELPPNSSNAAADDEFIRTSCGQTQYPDLCYASLSAYAGDVQQDPARLACAAINVSLSTARDTACFLSNISRQASSGRDRTAAALHDCVEVFHDAVAQLRGSLRQMRKLGSGGEPLKFQLSNVQTWMSAALTNEDTCTDGFEDVPDGGVKMGVCDRVGEAKKVTSNALALVNLYVSKVSSP, from the coding sequence ATGAAAAACCAGtccccattttctctctccacTCTACGTTCATTCTCTGCGATCGTCTTCCTCTTCTACTCTGTCTCTGCAGAATACTCTTCCGAGCTTCCACCCAATTCTTCCAATGCCGCCGCCGACGACGAATTCATCCGCACAAGTTGCGGCCAAACCCAATACCCAGACCTCTGCTACGCCTCTCTCTCTGCCTACGCTGGCGACGTCCAGCAAGACCCTGCGCGCCTCGCCTGCGCAGCCATCAACGTCAGCCTGTCCACCGCCCGCGACACAGCCTGCTTCCTCTCCAATATCTCCCGCCAAGCCAGCAGCGGCCGCGACCGCACAGCCGCCGCCCTGCACGACTGCGTGGAGGTGTTCCACGACGCCGTGGCGCAGCTCCGCGGCTCGCTCAGGCAGATGAGGAAGCTGGGGTCCGGCGGAGAGCCGCTGAAGTTCCAGCTCAGCAACGTGCAGACGTGGATGAGCGCCGCCCTCACGAATGAGGACACATGTACGGATGGATTCGAGGACGTGCCGGACGGTGGCGTGAAAATGGGCGTCTGCGATCGGGTTGGGGAAGCGAAGAAGGTTACGAGCAATGCTCTGGCGTTGGTTAATCTCTACGTTTCTAAGGTTTCGTCGCCGTAA
- the LOC127809536 gene encoding uncharacterized protein LOC127809536, producing MSVDDIVDSVLGTRCGYVKGLGYGPKPKSFKASETRTYELEEKLKKTQDELQTCQTKFETTTTQLEGKLDTMMSNYSQLLQFLVSSGTQLPPSILSPLTPNQGSNESHAESTEGLERRV from the exons ATGTCTGTAGATGACATAGTGGATAGTGTACTAGGCACTAGGTGTGGATATGTTAAGGGACTTGGGTATGGACCTAAACCTAAATCATTTAAAGCTTCAGAAACGAGGACTTATGAGTTGGAGGAGAAGCTTAAGAAGACTCAAGATGAGTTACAAACTTGTCAAACAAAGTTTGAAACAACAACAACTCAATTAGAAGGGAAATTGGATACTATGATGAGCAATTACAGCCAATTACTACAATTTTTGGTGAGTTCAGGGACCCAACTGCCTCCTTCGATTCTATCTCCTTTAACCCCAAATCAAG GTTCAAATGAATCGCACGCAGAATCAACTGAAGGATTGGAGAGAAGAGTTTGA
- the LOC127809535 gene encoding uncharacterized protein LOC127809535, producing MAPGLTAKKRLVNRQLHSASSNQMASTTPSGQHVEKIVASNQTGQNGRVELESSQENTDSNSSKRVRGPTRGKELEKLLKVNGKMVIDIPLGKGRPVCEVQSAKLSSELGVISRQFIPIPEKWKNFTEDEKRHAFERLEVSNCFILKVIFV from the exons ATGGCTCCAGGACTGACTGCAAAGAAAAGGTTGGTTAATAGACAATTACATTCAGCTAGTTCGAATCAAATGGCATCTACAACTCCAAGTGGTCAACATGTTGAGAAGATCGTTGCCTCAAATCAAACTGGTCAAAATGGGAGAGTGGAATTAGAATCTTCGCAAGAGAATACAG ATTCTAACTCTTCCAAAAGAGTAAGAGGACCCACACGAGGTAAGGAGCTTGAGAAACTACTCAAGGTGAATGGGAAAATGGTAATTGACATACCGCTTGGAAAAGGAAGACCAGTTTGTGAGGTTCAATCTGCAAAATTATCATCGGAGCTTGGAGTCATCTCTCGACAATTCATACCAATACCAGAAAAGTGGAAAAATTTTACTGAGGATGAGAAAAGGCATGCATTTGAAAGACTTGAAGTAAGTAATTGTTTTATATTGaaagttatttttgtttaa